In Humulus lupulus chromosome 7, drHumLupu1.1, whole genome shotgun sequence, the following are encoded in one genomic region:
- the LOC133791115 gene encoding zinc transporter 1, with amino-acid sequence MASTPSTMTTLKSSSLLISSILLLQVFRVNGHGGGGDDDEDAAAGDHHADLHSKGLVLVKIWCLIILLVSTFAGGVSPYFYRWNESFLLLGTQFAGGVFLGTSLMHFLSDSNETFGDLTPKTYPFAFMLASAGYLLTMFGDSIIHFVTKSNQREARVEVEEGRRRTPEQAANKDDRDHDHVDLEKVNPAFLKTTSLGDTILLILALCFHSVFEGIAVGIADNKGDAWRNLWTISLHKIFAAVAMGIALLKMLPKRPLLLTVAYSFAFAISSPIGVGIGIAIDATTEGTAADWTYAISMGLACGVFIYVAINHLIAKGFRPESPNYFDTPFFKFLSVLAGVGVIAVVMIWD; translated from the exons ATGGCTTCCACTCCTTCCACCATGACTACTCTCAAGTCATCATCTCTACTCATTTCATCGATTCTGTTGCTTCAAGTCTTCAGAGTCAACGGTCACGGAGGTGGCGGAGACGATGATGAGGACGCTGCGGCCGGTGACCACCACGCTGACTTGCACTCCAAAGGGTTGGTCTTGGTCAAAATATGGTGCCTGATAATTCTTCTGGTGAGCACCTTCGCTGGCGGCGTATCGCCTTACTTTTACCGGTGGAATGAGAGCTTTCTTCTCTTGGGGACACAATTTGCAGGTGGGGTTTTCCTAGGGACTTCTCTAATGCATTTCTTGAGCGATTCAAATGAAACGTTTGGTGACCTCACCCCAAAAACGTACCCTTTTGCGTTCATGTTGGCATCGGCTGGTTACCTTTTGACCATGTTTGGAGATAGTATCATTCATTTCGTTACAAAGTCTAATCAGAGAGAAGCTAGAGTGGAAGTTGAAGAAGGACGAAGGAGGACTCCGGAGCAGGCTGCTAATAAGGATGATCGTGATCATGATCACGTTGACTTGGAAAAAGTCAACCCTGCTTTCTTGAAAACGACGTCGTTAGGAGACACCATACTTCTCATCCTAGCACTGTGTTTTCATTCAGTTTTTGAGGGTATTGCCGTTGGAATTGCAG ATAATAAGGGAGATGCATGGAGGAATTTGTGGACAATATCACTACACAAAATATTTGCAGCCGTAGCCATGGGCATAGCGCTGCTGAAGATGCTGCCGAAGAGGCCATTGCTGCTGACCGTGGCTTACTCTTTTGCATTCGCCATTTCGAGTCCGATTGGAGTAGGCATAGGCATTGCCATTGACGCCACAACCGAAGGAACCGCTGCAGATTGGACATATGCAATCTCCATGGGCTTGGCTTGTGGGGTCTTCATCTATGTTGCCATAAACCATCTTATAGCCAAAGGCTTTAGACCCGAATCTCCTAATTATTTTGACACTCCTTTCTTCAAGTTTCTCTCTGTGCTTGCTGGGGTTGGAGTTATTGCTGTTGTTATGATCTGGGATTGA